The Pseudomonadota bacterium DNA segment GGGGTTGCCGCCGAAGGAATCTGGGATCTTGAAGCTCTGGCCTTCTTCAGCTGCCGGACCAGGGAGGAGTTTCTGGCAAAGTATGGCAATCCTGACAATTTCCCTGACCATCAACCGGTCAACGAATCCCCGGAACTCTGCCCGGTATGCGGAACTTCGGATGGCGAGATCCACACCTTCGGCTGCCCGGTGGAAATCTGTCCCTGGTGTGACGGTCAGCTGACCAGCTGCTCATGCCGTTTCACCAGGACCGGGCGTAAAGTTTTCACCAGCGACGCCCAGCTTGATGAATTTCTGGAAACGCTTGAACATCATGGGAGAGTGGCGTTTGACGCCGACACCCATCGTCCTGCCCTGCCGGCAGGACAGAAGCTGTAAAACAAAAGATCGGCACCCGGATTCACCCGACTGCCGATCTTGTCAATCTTGCTGCTCTATTCCGTAACCCGATTTCCCGCTATTTTACACTTTCAATGAATTTATAGAATTCCGAGTCCGAAGCGAGAATCAGAGTGGTGTTCTTGCCCACTGCATTGGCGTATGCTTCCAGGCTTTTCCAGAAAGCGTAAAACTCCGGGTCCTTATTGTAAGCGTCGGCATAGATCTTGGCCGCCTCGGCATCAGCGGCACCCTTGATCTCCATGGCTTCACGATTGGCCTTGGAGGTGATCTCGTTCAGTTCACGGTTCACCTTGCCGAGGATCTCGGCCTTTTCACCTTCACCCATCGATCGCTTCTCGGCCGCGATTCTCTTGCGCTCGGAGATCATCCGCTCATAGACCTTGATTCGCACCGTATCGATGTAGTTCACTCTCTTGAACATGACGTCGACCAGTTCAATGCCATACTGCGGCGTGATCTGCGAAGCTTTTTCGTGGATCAGGACAGCGATCTTGTCACGCCCCAGCTTGACCTCCTCTCTGGCACCTTCAGGATTGCCGCCGCTCATGGTTTCCGGAGACCAGTCGGAACTCCTGATGATCTCCACCAGGTCATTTTTATTGACCAGGTCACGGACCGTACCGTCCAGAACATCGTCAAGGATGGTCATCGCCCGGCCCATGGTTTTTACGGCCTGCATGAAGACCAGCGCATCCGAAATCCTCCAGCGGGCGGTGATGTCCAGAAAGACATAAGTCTTGTCATTGGTGGGGATCTGGTTCGGATCACCGTCCCAGATCAGAATTTTCTTGTCAAAATACGTCACTTCCTGGATCACCGGCAACTTGAACTTGAGTCCGGCCTCGGTAATCGGCTGCCCGACCGGTTTGCCGAACTCGGTGATCACGGCCTGATACCCTTCGGGCAGCACATAGAAGCCACTCCAGACCACGGCGGCAAGACTCACAACCACTGCTATCAATATTGCTCTCACTATAATATTCACGGTTTCACACCTGTTTTTTTCGTGGTTAATGATCTTAATTTTTCTTCTTTTTAAGGTCGAGTAACGGCAGGATTGACTTCTGATCCTTGTCCACCACGTAGACATCTTCCACTTTGGGCAAAATCTCCTGCATGGTTTCCAGATACATCCGTTTTCTGGTGACTTCCCGGGCCCTTGTGTACTCTTTCAGAATTGCCACAAAGCGTGCTGTTTCGCCCTTGGCCTTGTTGACCCGCTGCACCGCGTAGCCGTAAGATTCTTCATAAACCTGCTTGGCCTGTCCCCGGGCCTTGGGGATCTCCCGGTTGTAATTTTCTTCGGCCTCGTTGACCAGTCGCTTCATGTCCTGGTCGGCTTCGTTGACCTCGTTAAAGGCCGGCCTGACCGGTTCCGGCGGGTTGACATCCTGAAGCTGAACCTTGACGATATCAACCCCGCTTTCGTAACGGTCAAGCTCCTTCTGCATTTCCCGGGCTGAAGAGTCGGCCAGGATATCCCGGTTCCCCAGAACGTAGTCAAAATCCATGTTGCCGACGATTCTTCTGATACTGGTTTCCGAGACGTCCCGCACCGCCTGTTTGACATCTCCAACTTTGAAAAGATACGCGACGGGGTCCTTGATCCGGTACTGGACAATCCACTCAACCTCGATGACATTCTTGTCACCGGTCAGCATCAAAGACTCCTCATCGAATCCCCGCTTGTCATACTGGGTACGCTGTGCCGCCAGCAGGGTCCTGAAACCGAACTCTTCCTTGTTGACGTTCTTGACATCGACCTTGATATTCTGATCGACCATCGGAATCTTGAAATTCAGTCCCGGATCGGCGGTCTTCAGGTATTTGCCGAATCTTAACACCACCCCCTGCTCGCCTGGTTTGATGGTGAAATATGCAGAGTTGGCAACACTGATCAGGAGAATCACGATAATGATCGTCGCAAGTTTACCAATTCCCGGACCGCCTCCGGAGGATGTGCCATCTCCCCGGTCGCCACCTGCGCTTTTCCCGGTGCCGCCTCCGTCAAACATATCCTTAATCTTGGCAATCAGACCGGCAATTATCTCTTCCGGTGTCGGCGGACCTTTTTTCTTTCCCCAAGGGGACTGTTCATCTTCCCAACCCATTTTCAGACCTTTTTGTATTTATTTTTTGACGATCATAATTGATAACTTCCCGTTTGCACCAACCATCGCAAATTTACCGGATCATTACAAGTGATTTCTTGGACCTTTTCTGCCGACAACCCATGACCGGCAGGAGCGGGATGTCACGACTGAATCCCACCTCTTCAGTTTATCACTGCCTGCTGCCAGGCAAAATACAATAACGATACCGCAGCAATAAAAAAAAGCGACTGCCTGTAGATCCGCTGCCCCCCGGTAAAAGATACCGGGACCAGCCCCGCCGCCGCTCCCAGCAGCAGACCGGAAACCAACCCCCAGAGATGAGCGCCGAGGTCCGTTCTCCGACCGGTGGACCCGAGCATTGCGAGCAAGGCACAACCGGCGCCGATCGGCAGCAGAAAACCTTTCAGCCACCCGTATCGTGAACGACTGGCCCGGCTGCCACACAGGATCCCCACCGCCCCGAAAACAGCGGTGGAAAATCCTACCGAAAAATGGCCCGCGCCCCTGGCCAGAACGTTGAGGATGTTCCCAGCCGCGCCGGACATGATAACCAGGAACCAGCCGAACCCGGTCCCGAAATTTCGGCAGAGATAATGAATAACCAGGCCGCCGATCAGAAGGTTTCCGGCAAGATGCACGGAGTCGGAGTGAAGGGTCAGGGCGGTCAAAGCCCGCCACCATTCGCCGCCATAGATCATGGCCCGGGAATCCACCGCACCGATTTTGAACCATTCGCTGCCATGGGATGACGGTCCCGTGATCGTATAAAA contains these protein-coding regions:
- the hflC gene encoding protease modulator HflC, which translates into the protein MSTWWTRIRSQSCRYSTLKRRKIKIINHEKNRCETVNIIVRAILIAVVVSLAAVVWSGFYVLPEGYQAVITEFGKPVGQPITEAGLKFKLPVIQEVTYFDKKILIWDGDPNQIPTNDKTYVFLDITARWRISDALVFMQAVKTMGRAMTILDDVLDGTVRDLVNKNDLVEIIRSSDWSPETMSGGNPEGAREEVKLGRDKIAVLIHEKASQITPQYGIELVDVMFKRVNYIDTVRIKVYERMISERKRIAAEKRSMGEGEKAEILGKVNRELNEITSKANREAMEIKGAADAEAAKIYADAYNKDPEFYAFWKSLEAYANAVGKNTTLILASDSEFYKFIESVK
- the hflK gene encoding FtsH protease activity modulator HflK, with the translated sequence MGWEDEQSPWGKKKGPPTPEEIIAGLIAKIKDMFDGGGTGKSAGGDRGDGTSSGGGPGIGKLATIIIVILLISVANSAYFTIKPGEQGVVLRFGKYLKTADPGLNFKIPMVDQNIKVDVKNVNKEEFGFRTLLAAQRTQYDKRGFDEESLMLTGDKNVIEVEWIVQYRIKDPVAYLFKVGDVKQAVRDVSETSIRRIVGNMDFDYVLGNRDILADSSAREMQKELDRYESGVDIVKVQLQDVNPPEPVRPAFNEVNEADQDMKRLVNEAEENYNREIPKARGQAKQVYEESYGYAVQRVNKAKGETARFVAILKEYTRAREVTRKRMYLETMQEILPKVEDVYVVDKDQKSILPLLDLKKKKN
- a CDS encoding rhomboid family intramembrane serine protease; this encodes MSVAENENTGASAGQLLLLETGSRYRSDVWSLVLLSAGIPHLHRMNDDRFQLEVAEKDYPRAKSEIARFEEENLNWPPPPAYLEATGSVAGHRNPPTALIMGALLVFYTITGPSSHGSEWFKIGAVDSRAMIYGGEWWRALTALTLHSDSVHLAGNLLIGGLVIHYLCRNFGTGFGWFLVIMSGAAGNILNVLARGAGHFSVGFSTAVFGAVGILCGSRASRSRYGWLKGFLLPIGAGCALLAMLGSTGRRTDLGAHLWGLVSGLLLGAAAGLVPVSFTGGQRIYRQSLFFIAAVSLLYFAWQQAVIN